In a genomic window of Blattabacterium cuenoti:
- the fbp gene encoding class 1 fructose-bisphosphatase, giving the protein MYTLGEFIIENKGCSSHSIEGLLRLFSSIKLASKAIHKEVNKAGLTKEIIGSSGITNIQGENQQKLDNFAHRAFIESFKSRNVVCGIASEESKDFIVIKKEKKENNNQYIVLIDPLDGSSNIDVNVSIGTIFSVYMRKSSIRMNLTIEDFLQKGSQQILAGYIIYGSSTILVYSIGNGVNGFTLDPSVGTFYLSHPNLCFPKTEKIYSINEGNYAKFSNGIRRFIRYCQEKKGNRPYTARYIGSLVGDFHRNLIKGGIYIYPKTASSPEGKLRLLYECNPMAFLSEQAGGKASDGEKRILDIKPIELHQRTPFVCGPEKMVSKLEEFMVICK; this is encoded by the coding sequence ATGTATACATTAGGAGAGTTTATTATAGAAAATAAAGGTTGTTCTTCACATTCAATCGAAGGATTGTTACGGTTATTTAGTTCTATAAAGTTAGCTTCTAAAGCTATTCATAAAGAAGTTAATAAAGCAGGACTAACAAAAGAAATTATAGGAAGTTCTGGTATTACTAATATTCAAGGAGAAAATCAGCAAAAATTAGATAATTTTGCTCATAGAGCTTTTATTGAATCTTTTAAAAGTAGAAATGTTGTTTGTGGAATAGCTTCTGAAGAAAGTAAAGATTTTATAGTGATAAAAAAAGAAAAAAAAGAAAATAATAATCAATATATTGTTTTAATAGATCCACTTGATGGTTCTTCTAATATAGATGTAAATGTATCTATTGGGACTATATTTTCTGTATATATGAGAAAGTCTTCTATTCGAATGAATTTGACAATAGAAGATTTTTTGCAAAAAGGAAGTCAGCAAATTCTTGCAGGATATATTATTTATGGATCTTCAACTATATTGGTATACAGCATTGGAAATGGAGTAAACGGATTTACTTTAGATCCTTCAGTTGGGACATTTTATTTGTCTCATCCTAATCTTTGTTTTCCTAAAACTGAAAAAATTTACTCTATTAATGAAGGAAATTATGCTAAATTTTCCAATGGGATTAGGAGATTTATTAGATATTGTCAAGAAAAAAAAGGAAATAGACCCTACACAGCAAGATATATTGGATCTTTAGTGGGGGATTTTCATAGAAATTTGATAAAAGGTGGTATATATATTTATCCTAAAACTGCTTCTTCTCCAGAAGGGAAATTAAGATTGCTTTATGAATGTAATCCAATGGCTTTTCTATCGGAACAAGCTGGAGGAAAAGCTTCTGATGGAGAAAAACGTATTCTAGATATAAAACCTATTGAATTACATCAAAGAACACCATTTGTGTGCGGTCCAGAAAAAATGGTTTCTAAATTAGAAGAGTTTATGGTAATTTGTAAATAA
- a CDS encoding lysophospholipid acyltransferase family protein, which yields MKIIKIPLILLWRIWFFLINIFLIPLWAGASIPFLFKEKYYPIAYWFHQMWARSNLFLMGFWYVLEKDEEILDKKKQYVIISNHSSIMDIMLIYSLMRNHPLVFVGKAELAKLPFFGFVYKKSNILIDRKNLSSCIQVFKKIENKVDSGKSVCIFPEGGVPKSYILLDHFKNGAFFFAILKKIPIIPFTIADIKKKFPSSSIIRGGPGRLRIKQHHSISTKNLSLKDKNNLKEKCFNLIKYQLEKFEHEK from the coding sequence ATGAAAATTATAAAAATACCATTGATATTGTTATGGCGTATATGGTTTTTTTTGATCAACATATTTTTAATTCCTTTATGGGCTGGAGCTTCTATTCCATTTCTTTTCAAAGAAAAATATTATCCTATTGCATATTGGTTTCACCAAATGTGGGCTAGAAGTAACCTGTTTCTTATGGGTTTTTGGTATGTTTTAGAAAAAGATGAAGAAATATTGGATAAAAAAAAACAATACGTGATTATTAGCAATCACAGTTCTATTATGGATATTATGTTAATTTACTCTTTAATGAGGAACCATCCTTTAGTTTTTGTGGGAAAAGCAGAATTAGCTAAGCTTCCTTTTTTTGGATTTGTGTACAAAAAAAGTAATATTCTTATTGATAGAAAAAATTTATCTAGTTGTATACAAGTATTTAAAAAAATAGAAAATAAAGTAGATTCTGGAAAAAGCGTTTGTATTTTTCCAGAAGGTGGTGTTCCTAAATCTTATATTTTATTGGATCATTTTAAAAACGGAGCTTTTTTTTTCGCTATTTTAAAAAAAATACCTATTATCCCTTTTACTATAGCTGATATCAAAAAAAAATTTCCCAGTTCTTCTATTATAAGGGGAGGACCAGGTAGATTAAGAATTAAACAACATCATTCTATATCAACAAAAAATTTATCGTTAAAAGACAAGAATAATTTAAAAGAAAAATGTTTTAACTTAATTAAATATCAATTAGAAAAATTTGAACATGAAAAATGA
- a CDS encoding ribonuclease HI codes for MNKIIHIYTDGSSKGNPGPGGYGIFIETFFSNSYNRKIISQGFRYTTNNRMELLSVIVGLEKIENKKQNIVVFTDSKYIVNTVQKKWIYNWEKNNFHNKKNVDLWKRFLNLFYKHFVLFQWIKSHNYHYINDYCDRLSVEATQKKNLKIDYVYEKKL; via the coding sequence GTGAACAAAATAATTCATATTTATACTGACGGTTCTTCAAAAGGAAATCCAGGACCAGGAGGATATGGAATTTTTATAGAAACATTTTTTAGCAATTCTTATAATAGAAAAATAATTTCACAAGGATTTCGTTATACAACTAATAATAGAATGGAACTATTATCAGTAATAGTAGGATTAGAAAAAATAGAAAATAAAAAGCAAAATATTGTTGTTTTTACTGATTCCAAATATATAGTAAATACTGTACAAAAAAAATGGATTTATAACTGGGAAAAAAATAACTTTCACAATAAAAAAAATGTAGATTTATGGAAAAGATTCTTAAATTTATTTTATAAACACTTTGTTCTATTTCAGTGGATAAAAAGTCATAATTATCATTATATTAATGATTATTGTGATCGATTATCTGTAGAAGCTACCCAAAAAAAAAACCTGAAAATAGATTACGTATATGAAAAGAAGTTATAA
- a CDS encoding RNA methyltransferase, translated as MKKIYSIQNTKIKDLIKIYQKKNSMNLFFVEGIKEFEMAIKGDYFPIRIFICEKIFYKYNMIQSFHSITFVINMKIFKKLAYRENSGGIIALFKEKKYINQLKNIKVSNNNSSIILILDGIEKPGNIGAMLRIADATNIRIVILCNVKTYVYHSNIIRCSLGCIFTRQIFLEKIESIMYWLNKNKIKIITTGFHKHKKTIDLYRTQFTNYNNIAIVFGSESEGVSNIWLKKADQIITIPMFGCIDSLNVSNAMAIIIYEMIRQKGSL; from the coding sequence ATGAAAAAAATATATAGTATTCAAAATACAAAAATTAAAGATTTGATAAAAATTTATCAAAAAAAAAATTCTATGAATCTTTTTTTTGTTGAAGGTATAAAAGAATTTGAAATGGCTATAAAAGGGGATTATTTTCCAATAAGAATATTTATATGTGAAAAAATATTTTATAAATATAATATGATTCAATCATTTCATTCCATCACTTTTGTTATTAACATGAAAATTTTTAAAAAATTAGCGTATAGAGAGAATTCAGGTGGAATTATTGCTTTATTTAAGGAAAAAAAATATATAAATCAGTTAAAAAATATAAAAGTTTCTAATAATAATTCTTCTATAATACTTATTCTGGATGGAATAGAAAAGCCTGGTAACATAGGAGCTATGTTAAGAATAGCTGACGCCACAAATATTCGTATTGTAATATTATGTAATGTAAAAACTTATGTATATCATTCTAATATTATCAGATGTAGTTTGGGGTGTATTTTCACAAGACAAATTTTTCTTGAAAAAATAGAATCAATCATGTATTGGTTAAACAAAAATAAAATAAAAATTATAACAACAGGATTTCACAAACATAAAAAAACGATAGACCTATATCGGACTCAATTTACAAATTATAATAATATAGCTATTGTTTTTGGTTCTGAGAGTGAAGGAGTATCCAATATTTGGTTAAAAAAAGCTGATCAAATTATAACTATTCCTATGTTTGGATGTATAGATTCATTAAATGTAAGCAATGCAATGGCAATAATAATATATGAAATGATCAGACAAAAAGGAAGTTTATAA
- a CDS encoding deoxycytidylate deaminase: MKYMNIAIERSKLSFCKKKKVGSVIVKNNQIISDGYNCTPNEFDDLCEDHNGNTKWYVLHAEANAILKILSSSFSCEGASIFITHFPCKECCKLIYLSNIKKVIYLHEKNEEGVTFFKKVKIKIEKIF, translated from the coding sequence ATGAAATATATGAATATAGCTATTGAACGATCAAAATTATCTTTTTGTAAAAAAAAAAAAGTAGGATCTGTTATAGTTAAAAATAATCAAATCATATCTGATGGATATAATTGTACACCCAATGAATTTGATGATCTTTGTGAAGATCATAATGGAAACACCAAGTGGTATGTTTTACATGCAGAAGCAAATGCAATATTAAAAATATTATCTTCTTCTTTCTCTTGTGAAGGGGCCTCTATATTTATCACTCACTTTCCATGTAAAGAATGTTGTAAGCTAATTTATTTATCTAATATAAAAAAAGTTATTTATTTACATGAAAAAAATGAAGAAGGAGTAACTTTTTTTAAAAAAGTGAAAATAAAGATAGAAAAAATTTTTTAA
- the ureC gene encoding urease subunit alpha — MKKIDRKSYASMYGPTKGDKIRLGDTSLWIEIEKDYTNYGDECVFGGGKVIRDGMGQHPFATRNEGVLDLVLTNAIIVDHWGIVKADIGIKNGIIVGIGKAGNPYFMDKVSPNMYIGVGTEVISSENIIVTAGSVDSHVHYICPQLFEVALENGTTTIIGGGSGPSTGTIATNCTSGVWNIQRMLKSTDHIPINFIFLASGNSSHSEALTEQIKAGAGGLKIHEDWGSTLHVIDQCLNVAEKLDIQVNIHTDSLNESGYVEDTLKVFKNRTIHTYHTEGAGGGHTPDLLKVISFSNILPSSTSPTMPYTCNTIDEHLDMLMICHHLDSSLPEDIAFAKSRIRSETISAEGVLHDIGAISMISSDSQAMGRIGEIIKRTWQTADKMKKQRGSLSEETSKNDNFRIKRYISKYTINPAITHGISEYVGSIHIGKMADLVLWRPSFFGVKPELVIKSGMIVYASMGDPNATIPTPQPFMYRKMFGYFEPKLSCIFVSINAINNGFFEKNKIKKQIKIVKGCRSLSKKDMILNEKTPNLEVDPKTYNVYINGEKIISRPSNVLPLSQRYFLF; from the coding sequence ATGAAAAAAATAGATAGAAAATCTTATGCAAGTATGTATGGGCCGACTAAAGGGGATAAAATTCGTTTAGGAGATACTTCGTTATGGATTGAAATAGAAAAAGATTATACCAATTATGGAGATGAATGTGTTTTTGGAGGAGGAAAAGTTATTAGAGACGGAATGGGACAACATCCGTTTGCTACAAGAAATGAAGGAGTTTTAGATTTAGTGTTGACTAATGCTATTATTGTAGATCATTGGGGAATAGTAAAAGCTGATATAGGAATTAAAAATGGTATCATTGTTGGAATAGGAAAGGCTGGAAATCCATATTTTATGGATAAAGTGAGTCCTAATATGTATATTGGAGTAGGTACAGAAGTCATTTCTTCAGAAAATATTATAGTAACAGCTGGAAGTGTGGATAGTCATGTTCATTATATATGTCCTCAATTATTTGAAGTTGCATTAGAAAACGGGACAACTACTATTATTGGTGGAGGATCAGGTCCATCTACTGGAACAATAGCTACAAATTGTACTTCAGGAGTATGGAATATTCAAAGAATGTTAAAAAGTACAGACCATATTCCTATTAACTTCATTTTTCTTGCAAGTGGAAACAGTTCTCATTCAGAAGCTTTAACAGAACAAATAAAAGCCGGTGCAGGTGGGTTAAAAATACATGAAGATTGGGGGAGTACTTTACATGTTATTGATCAATGTTTGAATGTAGCGGAAAAATTGGATATACAAGTTAATATCCATACAGATTCCCTAAATGAATCAGGTTATGTAGAAGATACCTTAAAAGTATTCAAAAATAGAACAATTCATACTTATCATACAGAAGGAGCTGGTGGTGGACATACTCCTGATTTATTAAAAGTTATATCATTTTCTAATATTTTACCTTCGTCAACAAGTCCCACCATGCCCTATACTTGTAATACTATAGATGAGCATTTAGATATGCTGATGATTTGTCATCATTTAGATTCTTCTTTACCAGAAGATATTGCTTTTGCTAAATCACGTATAAGATCTGAAACTATTAGTGCAGAAGGAGTTTTGCATGATATAGGGGCTATTAGTATGATAAGTTCAGATTCTCAAGCTATGGGACGGATAGGAGAGATAATAAAACGAACATGGCAAACAGCTGATAAAATGAAAAAACAAAGAGGTTCTCTGAGTGAAGAAACTTCGAAAAATGATAATTTTAGAATTAAAAGATATATTTCAAAATATACTATAAATCCTGCTATCACTCATGGTATTTCTGAATATGTCGGGTCAATTCATATAGGAAAAATGGCTGATTTAGTTTTATGGAGACCTTCTTTTTTTGGAGTTAAACCTGAATTAGTTATAAAAAGTGGAATGATTGTTTATGCAAGCATGGGAGATCCTAATGCTACCATTCCTACACCTCAACCTTTTATGTATAGAAAAATGTTTGGATATTTTGAACCAAAATTAAGCTGTATTTTTGTCTCAATAAATGCAATAAATAACGGTTTTTTTGAAAAAAATAAAATCAAAAAACAAATAAAAATAGTAAAGGGTTGTCGTTCTTTATCTAAGAAAGATATGATTTTAAACGAAAAAACACCTAATTTAGAAGTGGATCCTAAAACTTATAATGTTTACATAAATGGAGAAAAAATCATTTCTCGTCCTTCTAATGTTTTACCTCTTTCTCAAAGATATTTTTTATTCTGA
- a CDS encoding urease subunit gamma: MHLTSYEKEKILLHMAGELAKKRLKRGLKLNYPESLALITHYIMEGARDGKTVKDLMYEAGNILNDEQVMDGVHELLNNVQVEATFPDGTKLVTIHHPIKKNIKKNSNLIPGQYDLLKEDIVFFPERSRIKRIVSNTGTRPIQIGSHFHFYEVNSALLFNREGTKGYKLDLPSGRSVRFEPGETKEIILVEIGGDKKIYGFSGKENTII, translated from the coding sequence ATGCATTTAACTTCTTATGAAAAGGAAAAAATTCTTCTGCATATGGCTGGAGAATTGGCAAAAAAACGTTTAAAAAGAGGATTAAAATTGAATTATCCTGAATCTTTAGCTTTAATCACTCATTATATTATGGAAGGTGCTCGTGATGGAAAAACAGTAAAGGATCTTATGTATGAAGCAGGAAATATTTTAAATGATGAACAAGTTATGGACGGAGTCCACGAATTACTTAATAATGTACAAGTAGAAGCTACTTTTCCTGATGGAACAAAGTTAGTAACTATACATCATCCTATTAAAAAAAATATAAAAAAAAATTCGAATTTGATTCCTGGACAATATGATCTTCTAAAAGAAGACATTGTATTCTTTCCTGAAAGATCTCGTATAAAAAGAATTGTATCCAATACAGGAACTCGACCTATCCAAATAGGATCTCATTTCCATTTTTATGAAGTAAATTCTGCTCTTCTATTTAACAGAGAAGGAACAAAAGGATATAAACTAGATCTTCCTTCCGGAAGATCTGTTCGTTTTGAACCAGGAGAAACAAAAGAAATTATTTTAGTAGAAATTGGAGGAGACAAAAAAATTTACGGATTTTCAGGGAAAGAAAATACAATTATATGA
- the thrA gene encoding bifunctional aspartate kinase/homoserine dehydrogenase I: MQVLKFGGSSVAHSDAIKRICSLLEKKPKGRYAVIVSALGNITDQLIQCGKLASKRKNIYKNILEEIEIRHLNIIRELFPITYQSHLISWIKKNINDLESLCDGVFQVEELSNRSLDKIMSFGELSSSFLIAEKLKQSGLDATCKDSRDLIITDSQFGCAQVDFITSNHHIIQFFREKKSEYIVLPGFIGCTLENETTTLGRGGSDYTASIIAAAISASLLEIWTDVSGMMTANPKIVNQAFPIKEISYEEAMELSHFGAKVIYPPTIQPAMKKHIPIQIKNTFSPLDSGTLIYINKNINISQPVTGISGIQNMALLTLEGSGMVGIPGYSKRLFEALSREKINVIFITQSSSEHSITAGIHETDVIKAKAVIDSEFSQEIHQRRIDPLRIEKDLCIIAVVGDNMKNLHGTSGKMFSSLGRNSINVRAIAQGSTEKNISAVIKKNDFKKALNTLHEAFFESPPKQINLFICGVGKVGSKLLEQINQQQNYLLKELKLQVRIIGLANSKKMYFNDNGINLNDWKKYLNQKSVNMNIYSFMEEVWKFNLRNSLFVDNTASEEMAMTYDKFLKNGIGVITCNKIACSSDYDHYKKLKTLSRHFKAPFLFETNVGASLPVISTLNDLINSGDKINKIEAVLSGSLNFIFNRFIGEKSFLEVVKEAQLKGYTEPDPRIDLSGLDVMRKILILARECGSPLELNDIHKKSFLPKTCSSSTSIDNFYHELYKYKNYFFKIRSEAEKDKKRLRFIARYENGEAYVGLESVEQIHPFFQLEGKDNMVLYNTFRYSEQPLIIKGAGAGAEVTASGVFSDIIKATK; this comes from the coding sequence ATGCAAGTTTTAAAATTTGGAGGTAGTTCCGTAGCTCATTCTGATGCTATAAAACGTATTTGTTCTTTATTAGAAAAGAAACCAAAAGGAAGATATGCTGTTATTGTATCTGCATTAGGAAATATTACGGATCAATTAATACAATGTGGTAAGTTAGCTTCTAAAAGAAAAAATATTTATAAAAATATATTAGAAGAAATAGAAATTAGACATCTCAATATTATAAGAGAATTATTTCCTATCACTTATCAAAGTCATTTAATCAGTTGGATTAAAAAAAATATAAATGATTTAGAAAGTTTATGTGATGGAGTTTTTCAAGTAGAAGAACTTTCAAACCGTTCTTTAGACAAAATTATGAGTTTTGGCGAATTAAGCTCTTCTTTTCTCATTGCAGAAAAATTAAAACAATCTGGATTAGATGCAACTTGTAAGGATAGCAGAGATTTAATTATTACAGATTCTCAATTCGGATGCGCACAAGTAGATTTTATCACAAGTAATCATCATATTATTCAGTTTTTTCGTGAAAAAAAATCAGAATATATTGTTTTACCAGGATTCATTGGTTGTACATTAGAAAACGAAACTACTACTCTTGGTAGGGGAGGATCTGATTATACTGCTTCCATAATAGCAGCAGCTATATCTGCTAGTTTACTTGAAATATGGACAGATGTAAGTGGAATGATGACCGCAAATCCAAAAATTGTGAACCAAGCTTTTCCCATAAAAGAAATCTCTTATGAAGAAGCAATGGAATTATCACATTTTGGAGCAAAAGTTATTTATCCTCCCACAATTCAACCTGCTATGAAAAAACATATTCCTATACAAATTAAAAATACTTTTTCTCCTTTAGATTCAGGAACTTTAATTTATATTAACAAAAATATAAATATTAGTCAACCTGTTACCGGTATATCCGGAATTCAGAATATGGCATTACTTACGTTAGAAGGAAGTGGAATGGTAGGAATCCCTGGATATTCCAAACGTTTATTTGAAGCATTATCACGTGAAAAAATAAACGTCATATTTATAACTCAAAGTTCTTCAGAACATTCAATTACTGCAGGAATTCATGAAACAGATGTTATCAAAGCAAAAGCTGTAATAGATAGCGAATTTTCTCAAGAAATTCATCAAAGACGTATTGATCCATTAAGAATAGAAAAAGATCTATGTATCATAGCCGTAGTAGGAGATAATATGAAAAATCTTCATGGAACTAGTGGAAAAATGTTCTCTTCTTTAGGAAGAAACAGTATTAATGTTAGAGCTATTGCACAGGGTTCTACCGAAAAAAATATATCAGCTGTTATTAAAAAAAACGATTTTAAAAAAGCATTAAATACTTTACATGAAGCTTTTTTTGAAAGCCCCCCAAAACAAATTAATCTTTTCATTTGTGGAGTAGGAAAAGTAGGAAGTAAATTATTGGAACAAATAAATCAACAACAAAATTATTTACTAAAAGAATTAAAACTTCAAGTGAGAATCATTGGATTAGCTAATAGTAAGAAAATGTATTTTAATGATAATGGAATCAATTTAAATGATTGGAAAAAATATTTGAATCAAAAAAGTGTTAATATGAATATATATTCCTTTATGGAGGAAGTATGGAAATTTAATTTAAGAAATAGTCTATTCGTAGACAATACAGCTAGTGAAGAAATGGCTATGACTTATGATAAATTTTTAAAAAATGGAATAGGTGTTATAACTTGTAATAAAATAGCTTGTTCTTCTGACTATGATCATTATAAAAAATTAAAAACACTTTCTAGACATTTTAAAGCTCCATTTCTATTTGAGACTAATGTGGGGGCTAGTCTTCCAGTGATTAGCACTTTGAATGATTTGATTAATAGTGGAGATAAAATAAATAAAATAGAAGCTGTATTATCAGGAAGTTTAAATTTTATATTTAATCGTTTTATAGGAGAAAAATCTTTTTTGGAAGTAGTAAAAGAAGCTCAGTTAAAAGGATATACAGAACCAGATCCTAGAATTGATTTGAGTGGATTAGATGTAATGCGAAAAATACTAATCTTGGCAAGAGAATGTGGTTCTCCATTAGAACTAAATGATATTCATAAAAAATCTTTTCTTCCGAAAACTTGTTCAAGTTCTACTTCTATAGATAATTTTTATCATGAATTATATAAATACAAAAATTATTTTTTCAAAATTAGAAGTGAAGCAGAAAAAGATAAAAAACGTTTACGTTTTATTGCCCGTTATGAAAATGGAGAAGCTTATGTTGGGTTAGAATCTGTAGAACAGATTCATCCATTCTTCCAACTAGAAGGAAAAGATAATATGGTTTTATATAATACATTTCGTTATTCTGAGCAACCTCTTATCATAAAAGGAGCAGGTGCTGGAGCAGAAGTCACTGCATCTGGAGTTTTTTCAGATATTATTAAAGCTACTAAATAA
- a CDS encoding homoserine kinase, whose amino-acid sequence MKGIKIFSPATVANLVCGFDVIGLALDSPKDEIFLYKSKNPGIRINRIYGTSLPNDPKRNVAFVALQFLLKKYKEKQKFDNEEKIGFEIELIKNIQPGSGIGSSAASAAGIVFGANILLGNPFSSIQLIRFAMEGERVASGTAHADNVAPAIMGGLTLVRSYKPLDITKLHTPNELWVSIIHPQIEVKTSDAREILKQKILMTDAIKQWGNVGALVSGLYREDYELISRSLEDVIVEPIRAMLIPAFYELKIKCKEIGALGGGISGSGPSVFMLSKGNYTAKKVTEVMNRVYSPLRVDYKTYTSPINKRGVKWVKIL is encoded by the coding sequence ATGAAGGGAATTAAAATATTTTCACCAGCTACTGTAGCTAATTTAGTTTGTGGTTTTGATGTAATTGGATTAGCCTTAGATTCTCCTAAAGATGAAATTTTTTTATATAAATCTAAAAATCCAGGAATACGTATTAATCGAATATATGGAACATCATTACCTAATGATCCAAAAAGAAATGTAGCGTTTGTAGCTTTACAATTTTTGTTAAAAAAATATAAAGAAAAACAAAAATTTGATAATGAAGAAAAAATAGGATTTGAAATAGAATTAATCAAAAATATTCAACCCGGAAGCGGAATAGGATCTAGTGCAGCCAGTGCAGCTGGAATTGTTTTTGGAGCTAATATTTTATTAGGAAATCCTTTTAGTAGTATACAATTGATACGTTTTGCCATGGAAGGAGAACGTGTAGCAAGTGGTACGGCTCATGCTGATAATGTGGCTCCTGCTATTATGGGGGGGTTAACATTGGTTAGAAGCTATAAGCCTTTAGACATCACTAAATTACATACTCCTAACGAATTATGGGTTAGTATTATACATCCACAAATAGAAGTGAAAACATCGGATGCTAGAGAAATTTTAAAACAAAAAATATTGATGACAGATGCTATTAAACAATGGGGAAATGTGGGAGCGTTAGTATCAGGTTTATATAGGGAAGATTATGAATTAATAAGTAGATCCTTAGAAGATGTCATTGTAGAACCTATACGAGCTATGCTTATTCCAGCCTTTTATGAATTAAAAATAAAGTGTAAGGAAATAGGAGCTCTAGGTGGTGGAATTTCTGGTTCAGGTCCTTCTGTTTTTATGCTTAGCAAGGGGAATTATACAGCAAAAAAAGTTACTGAAGTCATGAACAGGGTATATTCTCCGTTGAGAGTTGATTATAAAACCTATACTTCTCCTATCAATAAACGAGGAGTTAAGTGGGTTAAAATATTGTAA
- the thrC gene encoding threonine synthase: MLYFSLKNYKNLASFEEAILKGLSPDGGLYMPQYIPKLENKFIEQLPIYDIYTVAMSVIKPYIGKYIPEKFIENIIHDTLNFSFPLKKIHDNIHVLELFHGPTLAFKDVGAKFMAGCLSFFSEKLDKTVTVLVATSGDTGGAVAKGFHKKPGVEVIILYPYNGISSLQKKQITSLGNNILSVEIHGNFDDCQKMVKKAFLDKEVNKKYTLTSANSINVGRLLPQMFYYFLAYRQIIVKNKNKIDLIFSVPSGNFGNICAGMIAEKMGLPIKLFIASTNINDTIPRFLKSEKYHPLPVKKTISNAMDISDPSNFSRIWYLYQKNIFQLKKKLFSYKFTDKENLETIEIMWKKYQYMLDPHGSIGYLGLKQYLQDSNNILEPSVFLETAHPIKFIDHMPSFLRKEIVPTHELEVFLKTKKTKPKVSLPNDFNIFKNWLLERK, encoded by the coding sequence ATGTTATATTTCAGTTTGAAAAATTATAAGAACTTAGCTTCTTTTGAAGAAGCTATTTTAAAAGGTTTATCACCTGATGGTGGTTTATATATGCCTCAATATATCCCTAAACTAGAAAATAAATTTATTGAACAACTTCCAATTTATGATATTTATACGGTAGCCATGTCTGTAATAAAACCTTATATTGGAAAATATATACCGGAAAAATTTATTGAAAATATTATTCATGATACTTTGAATTTTTCTTTTCCGTTAAAAAAAATACACGATAATATTCACGTATTAGAACTTTTTCATGGTCCCACTTTGGCTTTTAAAGATGTTGGAGCTAAATTTATGGCAGGATGCTTAAGTTTTTTTTCTGAGAAATTAGACAAAACTGTAACAGTTTTAGTGGCTACCTCAGGAGATACTGGGGGTGCTGTAGCTAAGGGGTTCCATAAAAAACCGGGAGTAGAAGTTATTATTTTATATCCATATAATGGGATTAGTTCGTTACAAAAAAAACAGATAACCTCACTAGGAAATAATATCCTATCTGTAGAAATACATGGAAATTTTGATGATTGTCAAAAAATGGTTAAAAAAGCTTTTTTAGACAAAGAAGTGAACAAAAAATATACTTTAACTTCTGCTAATTCTATTAATGTGGGAAGATTACTTCCTCAAATGTTTTATTATTTTTTAGCTTATAGACAAATAATAGTAAAAAATAAAAATAAAATAGATTTAATTTTTTCAGTTCCTAGTGGAAATTTTGGAAATATCTGCGCAGGAATGATAGCTGAAAAAATGGGATTACCAATAAAATTATTTATTGCATCTACAAATATTAACGACACTATACCTAGATTTTTAAAGTCTGAAAAATATCATCCTCTTCCGGTGAAGAAAACTATATCAAATGCTATGGATATATCTGACCCAAGTAATTTTTCTAGAATATGGTATTTATATCAAAAAAATATTTTTCAATTGAAAAAAAAATTATTTTCTTATAAATTCACAGATAAAGAAAATTTAGAAACTATAGAGATAATGTGGAAAAAATATCAATATATGTTAGATCCACATGGATCTATTGGTTATTTAGGCCTTAAACAATATTTACAAGATAGTAATAATATTTTAGAACCATCTGTTTTTTTAGAAACAGCTCATCCTATTAAATTTATAGATCATATGCCTTCTTTTTTAAGAAAAGAAATTGTTCCAACTCATGAGTTGGAAGTTTTTTTAAAAACAAAAAAAACAAAACCAAAAGTATCCTTACCTAACGATTTTAATATTTTCAAGAATTGGTTACTAGAAAGAAAATAA